From Methanococcus maripaludis, the proteins below share one genomic window:
- a CDS encoding recombinase family protein has protein sequence MIIGYARVSTKDQKLDRQIDELKSFGCEKIFLEKISGTKKIRPEFDKMLEMLRKNDLVVVSELTRLSRSTKDLIDIMNRFEQMDVSVKSLKEAWLDTSTAHGKLLFTIFAGLAEFERDLISERVKSGLNAARSRGKLGGRPTVRNEKINLALKMYDSKEYSINEILKATGISKSTLYNYLEKRRECIIQNLNHNI, from the coding sequence ATGATCATAGGTTATGCAAGGGTATCTACTAAGGATCAGAAACTTGACAGGCAGATTGATGAACTGAAATCTTTTGGATGCGAAAAAATATTTTTAGAAAAGATTTCTGGAACTAAGAAAATTAGACCCGAATTTGATAAAATGCTAGAAATGTTACGAAAGAATGATTTAGTTGTTGTAAGTGAACTTACAAGGCTTTCTAGAAGTACAAAAGATTTAATTGACATAATGAACCGTTTTGAACAGATGGATGTTTCAGTGAAAAGTTTAAAAGAGGCATGGCTTGATACATCGACTGCTCATGGTAAATTACTTTTTACAATTTTTGCAGGCCTTGCAGAATTTGAGCGAGATTTAATTTCTGAAAGAGTAAAGTCTGGATTAAATGCTGCAAGATCTCGTGGAAAACTAGGTGGAAGGCCTACGGTAAGGAATGAAAAAATAAATCTGGCTTTAAAAATGTATGATTCAAAAGAATATTCGATAAATGAGATTTTAAAGGCTACAGGAATTAGTAAAAGTACACTTTATAATTATTTGGAAAAACGGAGAGAATGTATTATTCAAAATCTAAATCATAATATTTAA
- a CDS encoding DUF6884 domain-containing protein — protein sequence MTKNDNIIIITACGGSKEGKPQKAGTLYKSSRIRHLYKKALEFDVPFYILSAKYGLINSEKIIDPYNQIMTKERALFLKPSVKKTLEDFEYVVFFEGGARKEYRDLIHESTNELGLQLIAFGYKTMGDIGELKNILGGINGFKQT from the coding sequence ATGACTAAAAATGATAACATTATTATAATTACTGCTTGTGGTGGTAGCAAAGAAGGTAAGCCCCAAAAAGCAGGAACATTATACAAATCTTCAAGAATACGGCATTTGTATAAAAAAGCATTAGAATTTGATGTTCCATTTTATATTTTAAGTGCTAAATATGGATTAATTAACTCAGAAAAAATAATAGACCCCTACAATCAAATAATGACTAAAGAACGGGCATTATTTCTTAAACCTTCGGTTAAAAAAACGCTTGAAGACTTTGAATATGTTGTGTTCTTCGAAGGGGGTGCCCGAAAAGAATATCGTGATTTAATTCATGAATCTACGAATGAATTGGGCTTGCAGTTAATTGCTTTCGGGTATAAGACTATGGGAGATATTGGGGAATTGAAGAATATACTGGGGGGAATAAATGGCTTCAAACAAACTTGA